One window of Deltaproteobacteria bacterium genomic DNA carries:
- a CDS encoding phosphatidylglycerophosphatase A — MKSFILFIATGFGSGYIPKIPGTVGTLVGLLLFLLLKDLSPVSYGVTLIGFIFLSVWVATVAESCFQEKDSRKIVIDEVLGFLVSMAFVPFSWPNLLAAFILFRLFDISKPFPCRLIERRLPSGWGVVGDDVVAGIYANLVLQIYGLLTFN; from the coding sequence GTGAAATCTTTTATTCTTTTCATCGCAACCGGTTTCGGAAGCGGGTATATCCCCAAAATACCCGGGACCGTTGGGACGTTGGTTGGATTACTTCTTTTTCTCCTCTTGAAGGATTTGTCTCCTGTTTCCTATGGGGTGACGCTGATCGGTTTTATTTTTCTCTCGGTTTGGGTAGCAACCGTTGCCGAATCCTGCTTTCAAGAAAAGGATTCCCGCAAAATTGTTATCGATGAAGTGCTCGGCTTTTTGGTGTCAATGGCGTTTGTTCCGTTTTCATGGCCAAACCTTCTGGCGGCGTTTATTCTGTTTCGTCTCTTTGATATTTCAAAGCCGTTCCCCTGTCGCCTTATTGAAAGACGCCTCCCTTCCGGCTGGGGGGTTGTGGGGGATGATGTGGTCGCCGGGATTTATGCAAACCTCGTACTTCAGATTTATGGTTTATTGACTTTCAATTAG
- a CDS encoding competence/damage-inducible protein A — translation MNIEIITIGDEVLSGAVINTNFSWIAERLWSHGFDLIWQTTVADDPLRMGQAFLAAANRAEMIIVTGGLGPTTDDITLEVAAKTLGVPLVLNEEALSEIKNLFKKIGRTMTPNNERQAWLPQGAVKISNHFGTAPGCRLQCKKSHFIFLPGVPTEMKGEFNESVLPFLEQINPGRIYYSKQFRCYGVPEASLDQALREVTMPEVRLGWRINYPEVIIKISSKDPQKGEKEMALAERIIREKIGESIYAEGDETIEERIGRMLKERSETLAVAESCTGGFLSNLITSLSGSSAYFVQGVVTYSNQAKQGMLGIDEKLIQEKGAVSSEVAKAMAEAVRRLSKTTYGIGVTGIAGPSGGTPQKPVGTVHIAIAGPKRTSEREYYFPRGREWFKRAASQVALHKLRRMMEKQNL, via the coding sequence ATGAACATCGAAATTATCACGATTGGAGATGAGGTTTTATCGGGAGCGGTTATCAACACCAATTTTTCCTGGATTGCTGAGCGTCTCTGGAGCCACGGTTTTGATCTGATTTGGCAGACGACCGTTGCGGATGATCCCCTACGGATGGGGCAGGCGTTTTTGGCGGCGGCCAACCGGGCTGAAATGATCATCGTCACCGGTGGTTTGGGGCCAACAACGGATGATATCACGCTGGAAGTTGCGGCTAAAACATTGGGTGTGCCACTCGTTTTGAATGAAGAGGCGCTTTCTGAAATCAAAAATCTTTTTAAGAAAATTGGCAGGACCATGACCCCCAATAACGAGCGGCAGGCCTGGTTGCCGCAAGGGGCTGTAAAAATTTCTAACCATTTTGGAACGGCACCTGGTTGTCGACTTCAGTGCAAGAAGAGTCATTTTATCTTTCTTCCGGGGGTTCCGACCGAGATGAAGGGCGAGTTTAACGAATCGGTTTTGCCATTCTTGGAACAGATCAATCCGGGCCGGATTTATTACTCGAAACAGTTTCGTTGTTATGGGGTTCCGGAGGCGTCATTGGATCAGGCGCTTCGCGAGGTGACGATGCCGGAGGTTCGTCTTGGCTGGAGGATCAACTATCCGGAGGTGATCATCAAGATCTCCTCCAAAGATCCTCAAAAAGGTGAAAAGGAAATGGCGTTGGCGGAGCGGATAATCCGTGAAAAAATTGGGGAATCTATTTATGCCGAGGGGGATGAGACGATTGAGGAGAGGATCGGTCGGATGTTGAAGGAGAGGAGCGAGACCTTGGCTGTGGCAGAGTCGTGCACGGGAGGATTCCTGTCGAATCTGATCACGAGTCTCTCGGGGAGCTCGGCCTATTTTGTTCAAGGAGTTGTGACTTACAGCAATCAGGCGAAACAAGGGATGCTGGGGATCGATGAAAAGTTGATCCAAGAAAAGGGAGCGGTCTCTTCCGAAGTGGCAAAGGCGATGGCAGAAGCGGTCCGTCGTCTTTCAAAAACAACATACGGAATTGGCGTCACCGGCATCGCCGGTCCTTCCGGGGGAACCCCCCAAAAACCGGTTGGTACGGTCCATATTGCTATTGCAGGCCCTAAGCGAACGAGTGAACGGGAGTATTATTTCCCCCGAGGTCGTGAATGGTTCAAACGGGCCGCCTCTCAGGTGGCACTTCATAAGCTCCGGAGAATGATGGAGAAACAAAACTTATGA